A portion of the Bacteroides faecium genome contains these proteins:
- a CDS encoding PrsW family glutamic-type intramembrane protease, with amino-acid sequence MIYILRNNQQYGPYTEAALLSYVENGQILLQDRAIKDNSQEVKTVGYFLREAGLSVHLKHKGNLLVQLKDIGTELIIPKASFASRQWLSDKRLLTLALIGLIPSMLMMFPLGDYLTFYSIALYFSGIWGLFFYYFFRTSQVSVKVTLGVFFLTQLFVFLIWDLLGLAGLNPFYHIIGTNVILNMVGYILGVGITEELAKAIPLFIICKRAKEPLVPQTMVYYGLMSGIAFGVFEGVQYQMGVNAELGYTASFFMNIARLTSLPFLHAIWCGIAGYFIAFANLYPKYRISLYFLAIAIPAVLHGLYDTFCSSLLGMFIALPITFIGVILLMTYLKQGVNYQSKLRN; translated from the coding sequence ATGATTTATATATTACGTAACAACCAGCAGTATGGTCCATATACTGAGGCTGCGCTTCTTTCTTACGTAGAAAACGGACAGATATTACTTCAGGATAGGGCAATAAAAGATAATAGTCAAGAGGTAAAAACAGTGGGTTACTTTCTTCGTGAGGCAGGACTCTCTGTTCATTTGAAACATAAAGGGAACTTATTGGTCCAACTGAAAGATATTGGGACCGAATTAATTATTCCAAAAGCATCTTTTGCGTCCAGACAATGGTTATCGGATAAAAGGCTTTTGACATTGGCGCTCATCGGGTTGATTCCCAGTATGCTGATGATGTTTCCGTTAGGAGACTATCTGACATTCTATTCTATTGCGCTTTATTTTTCAGGAATATGGGGATTGTTCTTCTATTACTTTTTCAGAACCTCTCAAGTGTCCGTGAAAGTAACGTTAGGCGTGTTTTTCTTAACTCAGCTATTCGTTTTTCTGATTTGGGACTTATTGGGACTGGCAGGTCTAAATCCCTTTTATCATATCATAGGAACGAATGTCATTCTGAATATGGTTGGCTACATATTGGGTGTCGGAATCACTGAAGAATTGGCCAAAGCCATTCCTCTGTTTATTATATGCAAACGTGCCAAAGAACCACTAGTTCCTCAAACGATGGTCTATTATGGTTTGATGTCCGGCATTGCTTTCGGCGTTTTTGAAGGAGTTCAGTATCAAATGGGCGTTAATGCGGAGTTAGGATATACTGCATCGTTTTTTATGAACATTGCACGGCTTACCAGTCTTCCTTTTTTGCATGCGATATGGTGTGGAATAGCCGGATATTTCATTGCATTTGCCAACCTTTATCCCAAATATAGGATATCTCTCTATTTTTTGGCTATAGCTATTCCTGCGGTACTGCATGGCTTATATGACACTTTTTGTAGTTCACTGTTAGGAATGTTTATTGCCTTGCCGATAACGTTTATCGGCGTTATTTTACTGATGACTTATCTGAAGCAAGGTGTCAATTATCAATCTAAATTGAGAAATTAA
- a CDS encoding AraC family transcriptional regulator, which yields MNIQEKSKIEYRSRINRVMDYIDMHLDQPLDLKNIAEIANFSPFHFHRIFTFLIGETPIDYIQRLRIEKAASRLREEPEVSVSEIADSCGFCTISLFSRVFKKFFGLTPSQFRKMEKPVYAQGGILFSKNGQMVSKNLTPKTVISPQLCSVKFKISYFMETKIEVKEMPDMKAVYYRHIGPFKEIVKAYEKLIKWAEPRGLYIPNVTKSATVTHDDPSVTELDKVRQSACIIVEGDIKGEGEIGNLVIPGGKYAVGHFELGTEDFEKAWNTMCKWFTESGYQQGDGCTYELYHNSHRTHPENKHIVDICIPIKPL from the coding sequence ATGAATATACAAGAAAAAAGTAAAATAGAATATCGTTCCAGAATCAACCGGGTAATGGATTATATTGATATGCACCTTGACCAACCACTGGACCTGAAAAATATAGCAGAGATAGCTAATTTCTCACCTTTTCATTTCCACAGGATATTCACATTTCTGATAGGTGAAACACCGATTGATTACATTCAACGCCTACGGATTGAAAAAGCTGCAAGCAGGTTACGGGAAGAGCCGGAAGTCTCTGTCAGTGAAATTGCCGATAGTTGCGGCTTTTGCACTATATCACTTTTTAGTCGTGTATTTAAGAAATTCTTCGGTTTAACTCCAAGCCAGTTCCGTAAAATGGAGAAACCTGTTTATGCCCAGGGCGGAATATTATTCAGCAAGAATGGACAAATGGTTAGCAAGAATTTGACACCCAAGACTGTAATATCTCCCCAACTTTGCAGTGTCAAATTTAAAATATCATATTTTATGGAAACAAAAATCGAAGTAAAAGAAATGCCGGACATGAAAGCTGTTTATTACCGGCACATTGGTCCTTTCAAAGAAATCGTAAAGGCGTATGAGAAACTTATCAAATGGGCGGAACCTCGCGGTCTGTATATCCCAAATGTAACAAAATCCGCAACCGTCACACACGATGACCCCTCGGTAACTGAACTGGATAAGGTTCGTCAGAGTGCCTGCATCATTGTTGAAGGAGATATTAAAGGGGAAGGCGAAATAGGAAATCTCGTTATTCCCGGCGGGAAATATGCTGTCGGACATTTTGAATTGGGGACCGAAGATTTTGAAAAAGCATGGAACACGATGTGCAAGTGGTTTACAGAAAGCGGTTATCAACAAGGAGACGGATGCACTTATGAATTATACCACAATAGTCATCGGACACATCCCGAGAATAAACATATTGTTGATATTTGTATCCCGATAAAGCCTCTTTAA
- a CDS encoding calcium-translocating P-type ATPase, PMCA-type has translation MEQKHFVGLTEQEVLESRSKYGENLLTPPKETPWWKLYLEKFGDPIIIILLVATAISLVFGIIHGDFTESIGIIFAVLIATGVGFWQEYDAKKKFDAMKSDKDYEHVKVRRDGTVLEITKDQLVVGDIVILAAGDEIPADIELFEAIEMKVSEASMTGESVAVSKYPCRDFKGSGFAPNLLLRGTTIEQGLGEGIVVKVGDSTEIGKTTRQASEETNNKTPLEEQLDGLAAKINVAAFTIATIMFIILNIVHWMDNDFSWTWDTLLTEVRFLMGAVVVIIVAVPEGLPLSVTLALAFSMKTMAKENNLVKKMHACETIGAVNVIFSDKTGTLTQNSMTVVDTDIKPENKELLNVIGALNSTANWSHDSQVLGNPTEGAILKFIGHKQTEQLRSEYHTVSCIPFSSLYKYMVTYVEKRSDGSRLMMIKGAPEVIAKLINKDDYLAEVSNQQARGRRAISAAIIHGLTFEELKAVLDNGETLKDNDYIGTWFIEDPVRADVPHAIGQCYKAGIDVVMMTGDNLKTGSEIARQAGFKDIWAIEAKDFNEAIKTEHATREFPNVIARCTPTNKLNILKWAQEKGYVCAMTGDGVNDSPSLNYADVGIAMGSGTSVAKEAADIILLDDAFPSIVTGVKWGRSLFKNIKNFLYMQLSINVSACLIAVFGPIVGVAMPFTVTQFLWINLVMDSLAAIALASEPADENVLSEKPRDRKEFIINKSLAKAIFGFGGLIWLLCTLVLWGMKHNVEFLSHMNLTVFFAAYMVLNWWNLFNARVIGKNKSIFDGLGRNLKFVGVALGILFVTIVIVQIGGEAFQTVPLSWQTWGYIILFTSPVVIVRELWYRLVSRK, from the coding sequence ATGGAACAAAAGCATTTTGTGGGATTAACCGAACAGGAAGTCCTGGAGAGTCGTAGTAAGTATGGAGAGAATTTATTGACTCCACCCAAAGAAACTCCGTGGTGGAAACTTTATTTAGAGAAATTCGGCGACCCGATTATAATTATTTTGTTGGTCGCTACTGCTATATCTTTAGTATTTGGTATTATTCACGGGGACTTTACAGAATCTATAGGTATTATTTTTGCTGTATTGATTGCGACGGGCGTGGGATTCTGGCAGGAATATGACGCCAAGAAGAAGTTTGATGCTATGAAGTCTGATAAAGACTACGAGCATGTGAAAGTGAGAAGAGACGGTACGGTGCTTGAGATAACGAAAGATCAGCTTGTTGTAGGTGATATTGTTATATTGGCAGCGGGGGATGAGATTCCTGCGGATATAGAATTGTTTGAAGCTATCGAAATGAAGGTTTCGGAAGCATCAATGACTGGTGAGTCGGTGGCTGTATCCAAATATCCATGCCGAGACTTTAAGGGTTCGGGCTTTGCTCCCAACTTACTTTTGAGAGGTACTACCATTGAGCAGGGATTGGGCGAAGGTATTGTGGTTAAAGTGGGTGATTCTACCGAAATAGGTAAAACCACGCGTCAGGCTTCCGAAGAAACCAATAATAAAACACCCCTGGAAGAACAACTGGACGGGTTGGCTGCGAAAATCAACGTTGCTGCATTTACCATTGCGACCATCATGTTTATCATTCTGAATATCGTACATTGGATGGACAATGACTTTAGTTGGACATGGGATACGCTTCTTACTGAAGTTCGTTTTTTGATGGGGGCTGTGGTTGTTATTATTGTAGCTGTTCCAGAAGGGCTTCCGTTGTCTGTTACTCTGGCTCTTGCTTTCTCAATGAAGACGATGGCTAAAGAGAACAATTTAGTCAAGAAAATGCATGCTTGTGAAACCATCGGAGCGGTGAATGTGATATTCTCTGATAAAACAGGTACTTTGACACAGAACAGCATGACCGTTGTTGACACGGATATAAAGCCTGAAAATAAAGAATTGCTCAACGTGATTGGTGCGCTCAACTCTACAGCCAACTGGTCTCATGATTCTCAAGTGCTGGGTAATCCTACGGAAGGGGCTATTTTGAAATTTATCGGTCATAAGCAAACAGAACAATTGCGTTCTGAATACCATACTGTTTCGTGTATTCCGTTCTCCAGTTTGTATAAATACATGGTTACTTATGTTGAGAAACGCTCGGATGGCAGCAGGTTGATGATGATAAAAGGAGCTCCTGAAGTAATAGCCAAACTAATCAATAAGGATGATTATTTGGCGGAAGTATCCAATCAGCAGGCTCGTGGACGTCGTGCTATATCAGCAGCAATTATTCACGGCTTAACTTTTGAAGAATTGAAAGCAGTATTGGATAATGGAGAGACGCTGAAGGATAATGACTATATCGGAACATGGTTTATCGAAGATCCGGTGCGTGCAGATGTACCGCATGCTATCGGGCAATGTTATAAAGCTGGAATCGATGTGGTAATGATGACAGGTGATAACTTGAAAACGGGTTCTGAAATTGCGCGTCAGGCAGGTTTTAAGGATATTTGGGCTATTGAGGCAAAAGACTTTAATGAGGCTATAAAGACCGAACATGCTACCCGTGAGTTTCCTAATGTTATCGCAAGGTGCACGCCGACAAATAAATTGAATATTCTGAAATGGGCACAGGAGAAAGGATATGTGTGTGCTATGACGGGAGATGGAGTGAATGACTCCCCTTCGTTGAATTACGCGGACGTAGGTATCGCTATGGGGTCAGGAACTTCGGTAGCTAAAGAAGCGGCAGATATAATATTGCTTGATGACGCTTTCCCGTCCATCGTGACAGGAGTGAAGTGGGGACGTTCTTTGTTCAAGAATATAAAGAATTTCTTGTATATGCAACTTTCTATCAATGTGTCCGCCTGTCTTATTGCTGTATTCGGACCGATAGTAGGGGTTGCCATGCCGTTTACTGTGACTCAATTCCTTTGGATAAATCTGGTAATGGATTCGCTGGCAGCTATTGCGTTGGCGTCGGAACCTGCTGATGAGAATGTTTTGAGTGAGAAGCCTAGAGACAGGAAAGAGTTTATTATCAATAAATCTTTGGCTAAAGCCATCTTTGGTTTTGGAGGTTTAATCTGGTTGCTCTGTACATTGGTTCTTTGGGGAATGAAGCATAATGTGGAGTTTCTTTCTCACATGAATCTGACTGTATTCTTTGCTGCTTATATGGTACTGAATTGGTGGAACTTGTTTAACGCAAGGGTTATCGGTAAGAATAAATCAATTTTCGATGGATTAGGAAGGAATTTGAAGTTCGTCGGTGTAGCTTTGGGAATATTATTTGTTACTATTGTAATTGTTCAGATAGGTGGAGAAGCTTTCCAGACAGTACCTCTTTCCTGGCAGACATGGGGATATATTATATTATTCACATCTCCTGTTGTGATTGTTAGAGAATTATGGTATAGATTGGTTAGCCGGAAATAA
- a CDS encoding DJ-1/PfpI family protein, with protein sequence MRVLVFLAKGFETIEFSGFIDVMGWAKTDFDCDVEVVTCGLNEKVISSFNIPVLVDKTIDEISVDEYDALAIPGGFEVFGFYEEAYNEKLLDLIRLFDTRKKWIATVCVGALPVGKSGVLKDRKATTYHLNGAVKQRVLQSFGAIIVNEPIVVDDNIITSYGPQTAPGVALLLLEKLTSRHEMSLVKEAMGF encoded by the coding sequence ATGAGAGTACTGGTATTTCTTGCTAAAGGATTTGAGACGATTGAATTTAGTGGCTTCATTGATGTCATGGGATGGGCAAAGACAGATTTCGACTGCGATGTTGAGGTGGTGACATGCGGGCTGAACGAGAAAGTTATCAGTTCTTTTAATATCCCCGTTTTGGTAGATAAAACTATTGATGAGATTTCCGTAGACGAATACGATGCTCTTGCTATCCCTGGCGGTTTTGAAGTATTTGGCTTCTATGAAGAAGCATATAATGAGAAACTTCTGGATTTGATTCGTCTGTTTGATACTCGGAAGAAGTGGATTGCAACTGTTTGCGTAGGAGCTCTGCCTGTTGGCAAGAGTGGCGTATTAAAAGACAGGAAAGCAACAACTTATCATCTGAACGGAGCGGTAAAACAGAGAGTCCTTCAAAGTTTCGGGGCAATTATCGTCAATGAACCGATAGTGGTAGACGATAATATAATAACTTCGTACGGTCCTCAAACAGCTCCGGGAGTAGCTCTCCTTTTATTGGAGAAACTGACTTCCCGCCATGAGATGTCTTTGGTGAAAGAAGCTATGGGATTTTAA
- a CDS encoding helix-hairpin-helix domain-containing protein, which produces MAQTIKLTATDGTSVEFVDDVIGSGAMKDVYFSPDKTYVVGFFRTPQDANAKDRLHNITGVYRERIFNQIGGEYWKNLFCWPTKMVEWKGKIGIVCPTYQSHFFFKSGNFKGKEKEGKWFASAKLRNKFLPVQEKGTWLSHYHMCIQIARAVKRLHAAGLAHSDLSYKNVLVDPVTGRAAIIDIDGLVVPGKYPPDVVGTPDFIAPEVLETRALPLGDTNKKLPSISTDRHALAVLIYMYLLYRHPLRGGKVNDMDAAKDEELSMGAKALFVEHPTDKSNRPKVNQLAPSELPQGDVIKLPYTICGPYLTELFKRAFIDGLHNPSMRPTADEWEQALIKTTDLMQPCQNPKCEYHWFVFDNSTRPKCPFCGAEYHEKLPVLNLYYSPKKGVFKPENYRLMVYNQQSLYMWHVNRFITPNEKTKEEDKKPVGDFHLFNGKWILINRRLNSLYDKDLDKKIEIGEYVELTEGKKILLSTEDGGRLIIVQLVNG; this is translated from the coding sequence CACAGACTATAAAACTGACGGCAACAGACGGAACCTCTGTTGAATTTGTAGATGATGTGATTGGCTCCGGAGCGATGAAAGATGTCTATTTTAGTCCTGATAAGACTTATGTAGTAGGCTTTTTCCGCACTCCGCAGGATGCTAACGCTAAAGATCGTCTACATAATATTACAGGCGTTTACAGAGAACGTATTTTCAATCAAATAGGTGGAGAATATTGGAAGAACTTATTTTGCTGGCCGACAAAGATGGTCGAATGGAAAGGGAAAATAGGAATTGTATGTCCTACCTACCAGTCTCATTTCTTTTTTAAGAGCGGTAACTTTAAGGGAAAGGAGAAGGAAGGCAAATGGTTTGCTTCCGCCAAGTTGAGAAATAAATTCTTGCCGGTTCAGGAAAAGGGAACGTGGCTGAGTCATTATCATATGTGCATTCAGATAGCCCGTGCGGTGAAACGTCTTCATGCAGCGGGATTGGCGCATTCCGATCTTTCTTACAAGAATGTGTTGGTTGATCCCGTTACGGGTAGAGCGGCTATTATTGATATTGACGGATTGGTAGTGCCCGGCAAATATCCGCCTGATGTGGTTGGAACCCCCGACTTTATAGCACCGGAAGTTTTGGAAACAAGAGCGTTGCCTTTGGGGGATACAAACAAGAAGTTGCCCAGTATTTCTACCGATCGTCATGCTTTGGCTGTATTGATATATATGTATTTGCTTTATCGTCATCCTTTAAGGGGCGGCAAGGTGAACGACATGGATGCTGCTAAGGACGAAGAATTGTCGATGGGGGCTAAGGCTCTGTTTGTAGAGCATCCTACCGACAAAAGCAACCGGCCGAAAGTAAATCAGTTGGCACCAAGCGAACTGCCACAAGGTGATGTCATCAAATTGCCTTATACGATTTGTGGTCCATATTTGACGGAACTGTTTAAACGTGCGTTTATCGATGGACTTCATAATCCTTCCATGAGACCGACTGCTGACGAATGGGAGCAAGCCCTGATTAAAACGACGGACTTGATGCAACCTTGTCAAAATCCCAAATGTGAATATCATTGGTTTGTTTTTGATAATTCTACCAGACCGAAATGTCCTTTCTGCGGAGCGGAATATCATGAGAAATTGCCGGTGCTGAACTTATATTATTCCCCTAAGAAAGGGGTGTTCAAGCCGGAAAATTATCGTCTCATGGTTTACAATCAGCAGTCGCTCTATATGTGGCACGTGAATCGTTTTATCACCCCAAACGAAAAGACGAAAGAGGAAGATAAAAAGCCCGTAGGAGATTTCCATCTTTTCAATGGAAAATGGATATTGATAAACAGGCGGTTGAATAGTCTGTATGATAAAGATTTGGATAAGAAAATTGAAATAGGAGAGTATGTAGAATTAACGGAAGGAAAGAAGATATTACTTTCTACGGAAGATGGGGGCAGGTTGATAATTGTTCAACTTGTGAATGGCTGA